Proteins from a genomic interval of Ptychodera flava strain L36383 chromosome 7, AS_Pfla_20210202, whole genome shotgun sequence:
- the LOC139136193 gene encoding uncharacterized protein, whose translation MVIDEGDDQQANLYAAVDDYFNFSWLHDSNRDIAKRVNQERSGEADTLTLLSNFAYYALTLNQSIMRIDPISKTVIKDLNGLIRCNGQVLLIWERENVNTKEPNKLTGRLAEIFKYILKPCFNNLKSVDGYVWTGSTTRDLPSQTTVPELHVTS comes from the exons ATGGTAATAGACGAGGGGGATGACCAACAAGCGAATCTGTACG CTGCTGTCGATGACTACTTCAACTTCTCGTGGTTACATGACAGCAATAGAGACATCGCAAAACGTGTCAATCAGGAACGCTCCGGCGAAGCTGATACTCTGACATTATTATCGAACTTTGCCTATTATGCATTAACATTAAACCAGTCCATTATGAGAATCGATCCAATTTCGAAGACAGTCATCAAAGATTTAAATGGATTGATCCGATGCAATGGGCAAGTGCTCCTGATATGGGAACGCGAAAATGTGAACACGAAGGAACCAAACAAGCTTACTGGTCGCTTGGCTGAAATATTCAAGTATATTTTGAAACCATGCTTCAACAATCTGAAGTCCGTTGATGGGTATGTGTGGACAGGGAGTACTACGAGGGATTTGCCATCACAGACCACAGTGCCGGAACTACACGTTACTTCATAG